One Salinimonas marina DNA segment encodes these proteins:
- a CDS encoding ABC transporter ATP-binding protein → MLPVNHIRQLLNRTQKIKFLILQVCFIFSAALQMGSIGFLAPYITLLSDPNYLETNKYFSMAYDFTGADSYLQFLLIYSICVCAIIFISNAVASAVLWLSIKFTIDIGSGLQRKLYSAYMKNQYIFFLEKNSSYLITTISNQVPRMVYMVFQPFMQAVSQVMLTLFIVIGLIVVDPLLALIAALIVTSVYVIIYFAIRRRAVESGKAVSEVARNKLKMLKESIRGIREIKLLGAEPWYEREVDKNTRRGLAAQAFIRLSGELPRYIVETVVFSAIIVLGVYLITSGTPQQQIVTTLSFYAMAGYKLLPAAQTIYKAITSIKGNASVVDEVWTSFNTASERARHITQKQDTSVTFNNFQRMHLQSVNYRYPNSDNDVISGLNMTLEVNTLIAFVGGSGAGKTTVANLVAGLITPTTGTIEIDGTPLTHSRLRAWQNKIGYVPQSVFIVDDTVTSNICFGIPKNEIDQERVVAVAKKANLHEFIQTLADGYETNVGEDGEILSGGQRQRLAIARALYKQPSILILDEATSALDNITERKILSEINNLTDEMLVIMIAHRLSTVEKCDRIYLFANGQIEHQGNYQQLLVESDYFKELVDGSQETV, encoded by the coding sequence ATGTTGCCCGTTAACCATATTCGACAGCTACTTAATCGAACGCAAAAAATTAAGTTTCTTATTCTTCAGGTTTGTTTTATTTTTTCCGCTGCGCTGCAAATGGGAAGTATTGGCTTTCTGGCACCTTACATTACTCTCCTTTCTGACCCTAACTACTTAGAAACCAATAAGTATTTTAGTATGGCTTACGACTTTACCGGGGCCGACAGTTACCTGCAGTTTTTACTGATTTATTCCATTTGTGTCTGCGCAATCATATTCATATCCAACGCGGTGGCATCAGCCGTCCTGTGGTTATCAATCAAGTTTACCATCGATATTGGTAGCGGCTTGCAACGTAAGCTTTATTCCGCATATATGAAAAATCAGTATATTTTCTTTTTAGAAAAGAATTCCAGTTACCTCATCACCACGATTTCTAATCAGGTTCCCCGCATGGTGTATATGGTGTTTCAGCCGTTTATGCAGGCTGTTTCACAAGTGATGCTCACGCTATTTATCGTCATTGGTCTGATTGTGGTGGATCCTTTACTGGCACTGATTGCTGCGCTAATTGTCACCTCGGTTTATGTGATTATTTATTTCGCCATTAGGCGACGTGCGGTTGAATCGGGTAAGGCAGTGTCTGAAGTTGCCCGTAATAAGCTTAAAATGCTCAAAGAATCAATCCGAGGTATTCGGGAAATAAAGCTGCTGGGCGCAGAACCCTGGTATGAACGCGAAGTTGATAAAAACACCCGTCGGGGCCTGGCGGCGCAGGCTTTTATTCGGCTTTCGGGTGAACTGCCCCGCTACATTGTCGAAACCGTAGTATTTAGCGCCATAATTGTTTTGGGTGTTTATCTGATTACATCCGGGACCCCGCAACAGCAGATTGTAACCACCCTGAGCTTCTATGCCATGGCCGGATACAAACTGCTCCCTGCAGCTCAAACAATTTATAAGGCCATTACATCCATTAAAGGGAATGCCAGCGTGGTAGATGAGGTGTGGACCTCTTTTAACACTGCTTCAGAGCGTGCCCGACATATTACGCAAAAACAGGATACCTCTGTAACGTTTAATAATTTCCAGCGCATGCATTTGCAGTCAGTAAACTATCGTTATCCCAATAGCGATAATGACGTAATCTCTGGCCTCAATATGACCCTGGAAGTAAACACGCTAATTGCTTTTGTCGGCGGGTCAGGTGCCGGAAAGACCACCGTGGCGAATCTGGTTGCCGGGCTCATTACTCCTACTACAGGCACAATAGAGATTGATGGTACCCCACTGACTCACAGTCGGTTGCGAGCCTGGCAAAATAAGATTGGGTACGTGCCTCAGTCGGTTTTTATTGTAGATGATACTGTTACCAGCAATATCTGTTTTGGCATACCCAAAAATGAAATTGATCAGGAACGCGTAGTGGCAGTGGCAAAGAAAGCCAATCTGCATGAGTTCATACAAACCCTTGCTGATGGCTATGAGACTAATGTGGGCGAAGATGGAGAAATTCTCAGCGGAGGCCAACGCCAGCGTTTGGCTATTGCCCGAGCGCTGTATAAACAACCTTCCATACTCATTCTTGATGAAGCCACCAGTGCCCTGGACAATATCACCGAACGTAAGATTTTATCAGAGATCAATAACCTAACAGATGAAATGTTAGTAATTATGATTGCCCATCGACTTAGTACGGTCGAAAAATGTGACAGAATCTATCTGTTCGCAAATGGCCAGATTGAGCATCAGGGTAATTATCAGCAGTTGCTTGTAGAGTCCGATTACTTCAAAGAGCTGGTAGATGGTTCACAAGAGACCGTTTAA
- a CDS encoding polysaccharide deacetylase family protein gives MIKQLIKNIIAATAGTLGWSLVKRGDKKLIVLMYHRVLPVTDARYQREEPGMVVSETTFAMHMQTLKDENLPVMTVSDWLAQPESAKAPLTIAITFDDGWLDNYEYAFPVLKQFGFPSTLYVVTDFLGQPAPFWPNKVLTLLLSPEATITPEWQALLKLTGEDIKVPMSRDAAAEVIDKLKQHSDHEIYQALKPIPAATNVPVEMISLEQLLDAKHNMQVEVGCHTRRHYRLKESLSGAQLVEEVVEAKDILEQKTGTKVTTFCFPNGDFSKEAHQLVSQHYDAAVTTMRGINTLKNLSPHSLLRIGVHNDISDTPLKFKAKLSNFGRS, from the coding sequence GTGATCAAACAATTAATTAAAAACATCATTGCGGCTACCGCGGGCACCCTGGGTTGGTCGCTGGTAAAGCGTGGCGACAAAAAGCTGATTGTACTGATGTACCATCGCGTGCTGCCGGTCACCGATGCCCGCTACCAGCGTGAAGAGCCCGGCATGGTGGTTTCCGAAACCACCTTTGCCATGCATATGCAAACCCTGAAAGACGAAAATTTACCCGTGATGACAGTGTCAGACTGGCTGGCCCAACCTGAAAGCGCAAAAGCACCACTGACTATAGCCATTACCTTTGATGATGGCTGGCTGGATAACTATGAATATGCATTTCCGGTGCTAAAGCAATTCGGCTTTCCCAGTACCTTATATGTGGTGACCGATTTTTTAGGCCAGCCCGCCCCCTTCTGGCCAAATAAAGTATTAACCCTGCTGCTCAGCCCGGAGGCGACTATTACCCCCGAATGGCAGGCGTTGTTAAAGCTCACAGGTGAAGATATTAAGGTACCGATGAGTCGCGATGCGGCTGCTGAGGTTATCGATAAACTCAAACAGCATTCCGATCACGAGATCTACCAGGCCTTAAAGCCGATACCGGCAGCCACCAATGTGCCGGTAGAAATGATTTCTTTAGAACAATTGTTAGATGCCAAGCATAACATGCAGGTGGAAGTGGGCTGCCATACCCGCCGGCATTACCGCTTAAAAGAAAGCTTGTCTGGTGCCCAGTTAGTTGAAGAAGTGGTGGAAGCCAAAGACATTCTTGAACAAAAAACAGGTACAAAGGTAACCACCTTTTGTTTCCCCAATGGTGACTTTTCAAAAGAGGCGCATCAGCTGGTAAGCCAGCATTACGATGCTGCAGTGACCACCATGCGTGGTATCAACACACTAAAAAATCTTTCGCCTCACTCCTTGCTACGTATTGGAGTGCATAATGATATCAGTGACACGCCTTTGAAGTTCAAAGCAAAACTCAGCAATTTCGGGCGTAGTTAG
- a CDS encoding carboxylate--amine ligase → MEKTAVLIFDAAQRSALAATRALGKRKDIIVYTTDSTESALAGCSRYTTKYLQGPDPSADTAEFLKWVNSTVRKYEIDFLLPVTEVTSRTLVEHRDSLPPCKLPFSDFKTLLDLSNKTALTQLAQRLNVPVPFSQYCESPADIDWQQVTFPCVLKPALSKVLVNNQWLETQVHIVDTQQQMEELLNHKEYLLHYPFMVQQYIDGQGAGIFCYYQNGEAKAFFAHKRLREKPPSGGVSVLSESAPVNPLMKQHAKALLDNVNWHGAAMVEFKVASDGTPYLMEINTRLWGSLQLSIDAGVNFPALLFDGEYQQVTPLAGFTEGVQLRWLLGDLDNLYLQLKDSKSSWGQKLAAIGQFLKPNFSNRKHEVNRLDDMGPFWFELKHYR, encoded by the coding sequence ATGGAAAAAACAGCCGTTCTTATTTTTGATGCCGCTCAGCGCAGTGCGCTGGCTGCCACCCGTGCCCTGGGTAAGCGCAAAGATATTATTGTTTACACAACTGATAGCACCGAAAGCGCCCTGGCGGGGTGTTCCAGATACACCACCAAATATCTGCAGGGGCCGGATCCGAGTGCTGATACGGCTGAATTCTTAAAGTGGGTTAACTCTACCGTAAGAAAGTATGAGATAGACTTTTTGTTGCCGGTGACAGAGGTCACCAGCCGCACTCTGGTAGAGCATCGCGATAGCTTACCGCCCTGCAAGTTGCCATTCAGCGATTTCAAAACCCTGTTGGATCTGAGCAACAAAACCGCGCTTACCCAACTGGCCCAGCGTTTAAATGTGCCTGTGCCCTTTTCACAGTATTGCGAATCACCGGCAGATATAGACTGGCAGCAGGTCACGTTTCCCTGTGTACTAAAACCTGCGCTGTCGAAAGTGCTGGTGAATAATCAGTGGCTGGAAACCCAGGTTCATATTGTTGATACTCAGCAGCAAATGGAGGAGCTGCTTAACCACAAAGAGTACCTGCTTCATTATCCGTTTATGGTGCAGCAATATATTGATGGTCAGGGCGCGGGGATTTTTTGCTATTACCAAAATGGTGAAGCCAAAGCCTTCTTTGCCCACAAACGCTTACGTGAAAAACCCCCTTCTGGTGGCGTCAGTGTGCTGAGCGAAAGCGCCCCGGTGAATCCGCTGATGAAACAGCACGCCAAAGCATTACTGGACAATGTCAACTGGCATGGCGCCGCAATGGTAGAGTTTAAGGTAGCCAGCGATGGCACACCTTATCTGATGGAAATTAACACCCGCTTATGGGGCTCTTTGCAATTATCGATTGATGCGGGGGTTAATTTCCCTGCCCTGTTGTTTGACGGCGAATATCAGCAGGTAACACCGCTTGCCGGCTTTACCGAAGGGGTGCAGTTGCGCTGGCTACTGGGCGATCTGGATAATCTGTATCTGCAGCTTAAAGATTCGAAATCATCCTGGGGCCAAAAACTGGCCGCCATAGGGCAGTTTTTAAAACCTAATTTCAGCAACCGCAAGCATGAGGTTAACCGGCTCGATGATATGGGGCCGTTCTGGTTCGAACTGAAGCATTATCGGTAG
- a CDS encoding glycosyltransferase, translated as MTYKILHLIDTTGPGGAEDVFITLADKIRSPHTDSIAVIRGEGYVANTLRKRGIEPIIIDSKGSFNVGFIRQLCQLIKKHNIGLIQSHLLGSNVYASIVGLITRTPVIATYHGMVDVSPNERFKKLKLWFMRNGIARFVAVSRSLQEKIQEHQLLVPERTQVIYNGIDVALYTPNRSTRLKQKLALPADTYLLGALGNIRKSKRYDLLVDAVAKANKKGLNFAVVIAGDPKASLKAKLDEQMQTAGVNNIHFIGFIDDTAEYLQNLDGFILSSDAEGFSISTIEAMASGLPVIATRCGGPEEIIENRNQATLVDIDATALAEAIENNVMNNKPGFVNTDAIDRVSRAFSQHAMVAAYAKLYKSADRQYPGYEADMEPSV; from the coding sequence ATGACTTATAAAATATTACATCTAATCGACACAACCGGCCCGGGTGGGGCGGAAGATGTGTTTATTACATTAGCCGATAAAATTCGCAGTCCACATACCGACTCTATTGCAGTGATACGAGGTGAAGGCTATGTTGCCAACACTTTACGTAAACGCGGTATCGAACCGATCATAATAGACTCAAAAGGCAGTTTTAATGTTGGTTTTATCCGGCAGCTTTGTCAGCTAATAAAAAAGCATAACATCGGGTTGATACAATCACACCTTTTAGGCTCAAATGTGTATGCCAGTATTGTTGGATTAATTACCCGAACCCCGGTAATAGCAACCTATCACGGCATGGTTGATGTGTCGCCTAATGAACGCTTTAAAAAGCTCAAACTGTGGTTTATGCGAAATGGAATAGCCCGATTCGTGGCAGTTAGCCGTTCATTGCAGGAAAAAATTCAGGAACACCAGTTGCTGGTACCTGAACGTACACAGGTTATTTACAATGGCATTGATGTTGCGCTGTACACACCAAATCGAAGCACTCGCCTGAAACAAAAGTTGGCTTTGCCTGCTGATACGTATTTATTGGGGGCGTTAGGCAATATCCGCAAATCAAAACGGTACGATCTACTGGTTGACGCCGTAGCAAAAGCTAACAAAAAAGGCTTAAATTTTGCAGTAGTCATCGCCGGCGATCCCAAGGCCTCGTTAAAAGCAAAGCTGGATGAGCAAATGCAGACCGCCGGTGTTAATAACATTCATTTTATTGGCTTTATTGACGATACTGCCGAATATTTACAAAATCTGGACGGATTTATTTTATCCTCGGATGCCGAAGGATTTTCTATCAGTACCATAGAAGCTATGGCCAGCGGGCTGCCGGTTATCGCCACCCGTTGTGGCGGCCCGGAAGAAATTATTGAAAATCGGAACCAGGCCACGCTGGTGGACATAGACGCCACCGCTCTTGCCGAAGCGATTGAAAATAACGTAATGAACAATAAACCCGGCTTTGTGAACACTGACGCGATTGACCGGGTTAGTCGGGCATTTTCCCAACACGCGATGGTTGCAGCTTACGCCAAGCTATACAAATCGGCAGACCGCCAATACCCTGGATATGAAGCAGATATGGAGCCCAGCGTTTGA
- a CDS encoding arsenate-mycothiol transferase ArsC, with protein MSGGDPAFAKTLDYAQRHGYNLERHRSARMADYQPQPDDLLIVMEPAHLDELNRLYPAQDKILIGRFADNPTVYLHDPFNTNQIFFDRCMQQIEEATLSLINTIKK; from the coding sequence TTGTCGGGGGGGGATCCGGCATTTGCAAAAACGCTCGATTATGCCCAGCGCCATGGTTACAACCTTGAGCGCCATCGTTCAGCCCGTATGGCCGATTATCAGCCTCAGCCTGATGATTTGTTGATTGTCATGGAGCCAGCCCACTTAGATGAGTTGAACAGATTATACCCGGCACAGGACAAGATACTGATTGGCCGGTTTGCAGACAATCCCACGGTGTATCTGCACGACCCCTTTAACACCAATCAAATATTCTTCGACAGATGCATGCAGCAAATCGAAGAAGCAACATTGTCTTTAATAAATACAATAAAGAAGTAG
- a CDS encoding O-antigen ligase family protein produces MKTQAAELKDTDFVFFKVKNLWTYFISESLAFKSICAYLFIEYARPQEIFPIIDILPWAQVFLGLSFLGLFADKKARMKFSGMHFLLLLFTLVIHLSIAGAYEPKWGMEYYVIFIQWVIIFFLIASIITTKERFYIFFLVFFVCSLKIAFGTARNFAFRGFGFTSWGLKGPSGYFENSGELAVLMLILFPISYYFYRSYKKDVRVWEKYILIAAVICPILTILGSSSRGAQIALVAQLLVMFWRQVFKPKVFVSIAVLAWLGWQVLPAEQKLRFTEIGEDKSSIQRTLYWENGWEMMKDHPVLGVGYFNFRPYFQDHYPEDVLYEYAQLPHNIFIQVGTDAGFLGLGTYMLIIVMALTRRLPVKLGSTREIEPYYLAAWQGLKIGVIGFVIAGQFVTIGYYPFLWISIALQTALKFAIQENLNRKA; encoded by the coding sequence ATGAAAACCCAGGCAGCGGAGCTTAAGGACACCGACTTTGTCTTTTTTAAAGTCAAAAATCTATGGACGTATTTTATATCCGAGTCTTTGGCGTTTAAAAGTATTTGTGCGTATCTATTTATTGAGTATGCCCGGCCTCAAGAAATATTCCCTATTATTGATATTCTGCCCTGGGCGCAGGTTTTTCTTGGCCTGAGCTTTCTAGGTCTTTTTGCTGATAAAAAGGCCAGAATGAAATTCTCGGGAATGCATTTTTTACTTTTACTGTTTACCCTGGTCATTCACCTGTCTATTGCAGGCGCATACGAACCGAAATGGGGTATGGAGTACTATGTTATATTCATTCAGTGGGTAATAATATTTTTTCTAATTGCTTCAATTATTACCACTAAGGAAAGGTTTTATATATTTTTCCTTGTCTTTTTTGTCTGTAGTTTGAAAATTGCCTTTGGAACCGCCAGAAACTTTGCTTTTCGAGGCTTTGGCTTTACTAGTTGGGGGTTAAAGGGGCCGTCCGGATACTTTGAAAATTCAGGCGAGTTGGCAGTGCTGATGCTGATTCTGTTTCCTATAAGTTATTACTTTTATCGAAGTTATAAAAAAGATGTCCGTGTTTGGGAAAAGTACATTCTTATCGCTGCCGTAATCTGTCCTATACTAACCATTTTAGGCAGCAGTAGCCGAGGTGCACAGATCGCGTTGGTAGCCCAGTTACTGGTGATGTTTTGGCGACAGGTCTTTAAGCCAAAAGTCTTTGTATCAATAGCGGTATTAGCCTGGTTAGGGTGGCAGGTTCTACCTGCTGAACAAAAGCTCAGGTTTACCGAAATAGGGGAAGATAAATCCTCTATTCAGCGTACGTTATACTGGGAAAATGGTTGGGAAATGATGAAAGATCACCCGGTCTTGGGGGTCGGCTATTTCAACTTCAGGCCCTATTTTCAGGACCACTACCCTGAAGATGTCCTCTATGAGTATGCGCAGCTGCCGCACAACATTTTTATTCAGGTAGGAACTGATGCGGGATTTCTCGGGTTGGGTACCTATATGCTTATTATCGTAATGGCGTTAACCCGACGACTTCCGGTGAAATTAGGTTCTACCAGAGAAATCGAACCCTACTATTTAGCCGCATGGCAAGGGCTCAAGATTGGCGTTATAGGGTTTGTCATAGCAGGGCAATTTGTAACCATCGGCTATTATCCCTTTCTTTGGATTTCAATAGCACTCCAAACGGCACTTAAATTTGCCATTCAGGAAAATCTCAACAGGAAAGCATAA
- a CDS encoding glycosyltransferase family protein, producing MNSQAVDSKKAWITWERQPRNRSMAALLEADYIELSTTKKGFSRYVECIKRTFKVLRNGHYDVVFAQNPSLILVAVAVFLKLFFGFKLIIDAHNAGVRPKEGRSVALNKVNLFLLKRADAVIVTNEQLKCYLENHNVNAVVFTDPLPSLAKPKSLGLNNFVFVICSWSEDEPIREYIQVAKQRDDLNFVFSGNYKKYFSDTELASLPENIKLPGFVAEDEYAGLVVDAKVVLDLTTRDDCLVCGAYEAISANKKVILSDTKVNKDLFGDAAFYTKNNSTDLNMAIDTALRTDIDAHIKQFKSDYNATQVNAKQNVFATL from the coding sequence ATGAACTCACAAGCAGTAGATTCTAAGAAAGCCTGGATCACCTGGGAACGGCAACCAAGAAATCGCTCTATGGCGGCACTACTTGAGGCCGATTATATCGAGTTGAGTACGACTAAAAAAGGTTTCTCACGATATGTGGAATGTATCAAACGCACCTTTAAAGTTTTACGTAATGGGCATTACGATGTCGTTTTTGCACAAAATCCCTCCTTAATTTTAGTTGCTGTGGCAGTGTTTCTTAAATTATTTTTTGGTTTCAAGCTCATTATTGATGCCCATAATGCTGGGGTTCGACCCAAAGAGGGACGTAGCGTAGCGCTAAATAAAGTAAACCTTTTTCTTCTGAAACGAGCTGATGCAGTTATCGTCACCAATGAGCAGCTAAAGTGTTACCTTGAAAATCATAATGTAAATGCTGTGGTATTCACCGATCCTTTACCCAGCCTTGCTAAACCAAAGTCTCTTGGACTGAATAACTTTGTTTTTGTTATATGTTCATGGTCAGAAGATGAGCCTATTCGCGAGTATATACAAGTCGCGAAACAGCGAGACGATCTAAATTTTGTGTTTTCCGGAAACTACAAAAAATATTTCAGTGACACTGAACTTGCTTCTTTACCTGAGAACATCAAGTTGCCGGGGTTCGTTGCTGAAGATGAATATGCAGGTTTAGTTGTTGATGCAAAGGTCGTTTTAGACCTGACTACACGCGATGACTGCCTGGTATGTGGCGCTTATGAAGCAATATCAGCCAACAAAAAAGTTATTCTTTCCGATACTAAGGTCAATAAAGACCTGTTTGGTGACGCAGCATTCTATACTAAAAACAATAGTACCGATCTGAATATGGCGATCGACACAGCCTTGCGTACCGATATTGATGCGCATATCAAACAATTTAAATCGGACTATAATGCAACTCAGGTCAATGCAAAACAAAATGTGTTCGCCACACTTTAA